The DNA segment taagagattagtACGATATCACTAGTACAACCATACAGAATAAACCGAACAAGAGAGACACATTAGTGGCAGAAGATGACTTTGAGCTCTCTAGGAGAAGAACAATCATGCATAAGCGATGGACTATCATGAGCGAACGTCATAGTCGAAGGACACGCGTGCTTAAAGAACAGCGAATGGCTCGAAGCACGACATGTTTGAGGACTATTGTAATGGTTCCTACAGCACAACTCATCCGTGCGGAACGCCTCACACCCACTCTTACAGGCCACCACGTGTCCACCGTGTCCCGACCGGAGCTGGAGATGAGCCGGGCACGTTCTCAAGAGGTCTTCGCGACAACCAACAACGGGACAAACTCCACGGCCTTCGTGAGGAGTAACTGTCATCGGAACGTTGAAACCGTCGACGAGGGAGACACCGTAGGAGGATAAGTCTCTGTGTCCACCGTGGTGGAGGTCGAACTGAGCGAGAGAAGCCGGGGTTGCGCCGCCGAGACCGTTGCACTCGAGACGGTTTCCGCAGTCTCCGGTGACGCAAGAGAATTTGCCGTTGTAGTGGGAGCAGCCGGTTCGACCCCAGATACGACCGGACCAGTGGGTGGTTGGTGGGGAGAAAGAGCGGTGGGTGTTGGTTGGGAGAGCGAAGCCACCTTTCTCGAGGACGGGGTGGCCGGCGTTGGGCTGAATGGCTGGCCAGACGGTGAAGGGACAGTGGTTGACGACGGTGAGAAAGAGCCGGCCGGTGTCTGCGGCTAAGGAGGAGGagatgaggaggaggaagaagaaagcggtgagagggagagaggttttaaccattgtgatttttttttttgctttaattaagGAACAAGCTGTGCGAAAGATGTGAGCTTatgttatgtgtatatatagagCTGTATGGTCATAGAGTGACGAAAATAGTCTTTGGTCTTTTGTGGTAGTTAGAGCATCGGTATTGGTGGGACTTAACCCACAAGCCCTTAGCATTTTATATTAAGGTTATATGTTAAGGGACCTAAGCTAAGGACATTAAacaatttggtagattattagTGGGACTTTCCTGGTCCCTAaggttattatttaattaatttattattttcataatgtataacatataaaaagaagttgtaaatggaatatattttaaaaaagtttaacattaaaattgaaatcttaagaaaattacaaagttgtaaaatagaaatacaaaacatcataattattaaaaaaacacacaaacatttattccaatacaaatagaaacttataaattatatgttatgggtaagatgtccaaatttagtccaaatattttcaatcaaatcattttttaaatgcTCATGGACTTGTCTATTCCGAACGCTCGTGCGACGCTCAATTGTACTCACGATAGGTGAAGGCATATTGACGAAAAATGTAGCGACGTCTTCTCTTTCTTCAAATTCACGACCGTTGTCCTGAGTTCCTGATGATCGTTCATCTTccacaatcatattatggagtatgatacatgctctcataatatttcctattttttctttatCCCAAATATTAGATGGATTTCTAACAACGGCAAACCTAGCTTGTAGGACTCCAAatgcacgctcgacatcttttcgcaCAGCTTCTTTGGTTTGAGCAAATATTGAATGCTTCTGACCTTGTGGTAGtcggatagattgaataaaagtaGCCCATTTCAGATAAAAACTCGTGTTTTTCGCTCTTTTGGTTGTGGATTGAAATCAATATATTCTTCACATAAATCTTCAAATATGTCATCTAATTCATCATCATTATCTTTGTGGTAATGATAatgtgaagaagaagccatagaaaattttaacaaaagataaaaaagtGTTTAGAATTTCAGAGAAGATGAGAGAAGAAGTGTCAATACTTATATGATAAAGAAGAAGTGTCTACGAATCCTCCCGTGAATGAATATTGATATTAACTCTTTACTACATCTTGTGACTTATTGGTAGAAAGCAAAATAAACATGTGACTTATCAACTCACTTATTGGTACAAAGAATCTGAACTTGTGACTTATggttataaaagaaataaacatGTGGTAGCTTTGTGCTATTTGGTCACGAGCACAAATAAACCATTATCGTTGTCAGCTTTCATTCTAGTTGTCACccattttaatttacaaatgAGTTATGTTACAAGTAAGAAACTCGATCATGTTAGTTATTCTCAGCCATTCTATTTGAGGACAATTAAACAAACTTATGCGTTATATTAAAGAGTACAAAACCATATCCTTAACATCCGGTAAAAACCCAAACCATGCCGGTTAGAGAAGTTTAAATTATCCAAACATAACAACCAAGCCTATtacaacaacaagaacaacTATGCCTATTACAAAGCACTCAAACCCATAACTAAAAGAAGATTTCTCCTTAGCCATATCACCCACAATCTTCTCTAGGTTTCGTATCTTCTGCTCTGTGTCATAGTCACTCAAAAGGGTTAGGCACATTTGTCGCTCTGCTGCCGAGTATGCGGCACAGAACTTGTTAACATCTTCATTAATTCTGTGCCACCTCTTCTTGCAACAACCGTGCTCCCTCCCACCATCCTCTATTCCATGGGGACTTGCTGCATAATAAGCAGCAACCCGTTTCCAGAAGGCCCCCGACCTCTGCTCATTTGCAACAATTGCATCTTTCGAAGTGTTAAGCCATGCACTGATCAGCACCTCGTCATCTGCTGGATTCCATTTGCGCCTTACACCACGGGCAGCCGGTGTCTGTACTGGTGGCTCTAATGGTGCATCTTGAGATTGTTGTGAGCTGAAAGCCGGAAAAGGCTGTGATTCTCCGAAGTTAACACTAGAATGAAAACTttcataaggaaagttttcatggAACACGCTACCTTGTTGACTGTGAAGCAGTCCTACGTAGCTAGAGGAGTTGCTAGGAAGATTGTTTGGATCCATAACAGAAACTAAATATAAGAGATTTGTTGGAGAAAGACTAATGAGATGATAGAAGATAGAAAAGAGAAGAGATTTAAATAGGAGGAAGTGAAGAATACAAAGTACATAACCGCCTTAATGGCCAACTCCGAACAAGAAATGTCTATTCTCAACTTAATACACAACTAAAAAGCTATCaactttcttttaaaacatcaGTGGCTTAAATGTCTAACAGAAGACAGAGAAACAATCAGTTCAATGCATTAGAATATTAAGATTTTAATAGACATTACTCTAAAAACTATGGAAAATGCAATGTCTCTAAATTAAAATCTTTACGGATCAAACTCTAAATTATTAGTCTATACGAATCAAATCTATACAAATCAAACTCTAATTTGCAGACAAATCAAACGCTTATGTTCACGGGTTCGAATTTGCAGACTAATTAAGATTATAAATGACATGACCTTATGTTCACGGGTTCGAATTAGCAGACAAATCAAACTCTAAACCACTTAAACAATTGATCTGAAGCCATAGAAATCTATACGAAACAATCATACATTTGTTCACAGATATATATACTAAAGCTCCAAACTTATAAATTTGAACAAGCATACAATCAACACATCGCAATCACAGAAGCTACaacgaaacaatcatacaagtGAACCATAGAAAGCTCCGGATATCTATACGAGCTCCAAAAAATTCCCGAACCCTAGCAACTATACAATTGTTCTCAAACCAATGAATCTATTTCTTTTTCCCATCGAATCTAACAAACACTCTGATCAATACCATTTTATTCTTCGAATTTCtagaaaaccctaaaaaaaaattcgaaatcaGATCGGACTTGAAAAACATACCTTGTTAAGATTGGGACGATTCTCAATGGTTTTGGGGAGGATTGCTTCTCGTCGTTTTGGAACGGAAGCGAACCGATGTGGATTGGGCTTTGGAGAAGGATCGGGGGATGAAACGACGCCGGAATCTGCGACCTCGCCAGCGAAGATAATACCGATCTACAGCTCCAGTGAAAGAGAGAAGACGCAGGGTTGCCTTTCGATTTAAAGAGATGGATTTGGAGATCAAGGCTTCGCCATCGCCATCGCAATCGCCTTCGAgctttcgaatttttttttttatttaggatTTCGGAGTCCTCGAGGAGAAGAACACGCGAACTACACAGATGGAGACAGCCACTCGCGTGCTGCCACGTCGTCAACGGGACGAGCCCGAACAGCCCTTACTTAAGGCCCGTCCCACtctcttttaatttctttttcatttaaattCAACCTATTTAAACGTACGGGACGGGCCTAAGGGCCCCCGATACCGATGCTCTTAGAGCATCCGCAAGGGTGGACTCCTTCTTAGAGTCCTTatcattattatattaatttttttttgtttttttttgtttgaatagttAAAGACTCTAGTCAAAATAATGTGTCCAATGGTGATCCCCAATTAGAAGttcttagaaataaaaataataatttttttaaaaaattgaaattgaaattttattaattgcatgattaaaaataaatataccagaaaagaaaagtttaaaaatgtataagtttaaaaactataagtttttcaatttcaatttttttttaaaaaattataaattataagctAAATAATTTCTAttagtttttcttatcttaTGTATAAGTTTATCTTCTTAAAACTATAggtttcatttaatataaatgtgatagagtttaaaaatgtctatgtttgatacaagtttaaaaatgtttacaaGTCAAATGTTTACAAGTCATAGCTGCCACGTAGACAAGAATTTGATCCTTAAATTCCTTATGTAAGGATCAATCCTTGTATTATGTTactcaaataatagttttttaatCTGATAAACATTGGATGTGGAGCTAAGGATCCTTAATGGACTCCCATTGCAGATGGTCTTAGGCAAAGCTTTTagcatgtgttttttttttgaaacagagaAAAATATTAAGTTGAACCAGAGTTATATCATCTTTACACTTAATACGAATAAAACATAAGTTATAGAGAAAAAGATTaagatagcaccaaaccaagtttttgttcccaaagtagcacttaatgttcaaagtcacaaaaatatgtttcattaaagaggtaaatatacacttatacccttgggttaattaatccaaaccttagggtttagagttaaggggtggggttttggaattagggtttagaattttataaaaaaataaatactaaaataaaaaataaaaaattttaaaaacagtttcaaaaagtatttttaaattataaaaagaaaatttgaaaaaaaataaaaaaaaattcgaaaaaaaatttcaaaaaaaaatttataaaaatttcgaatttgaaaacatataatctgaaactaaaaaaaaaatttcttttttttaaaattttaaattttagttatttttatttatttttgtttgtttatttaattttaaaccaagggtattagagatattttaccctttaatgaatgtcatttttgtgattttctcattctagtgctatttttgagacataaactttaaaatgtgttattattgacaattgtcCTAAGTTATATCATCTTTACACTTAATACGAATAAAACATAAGTATCTGTAGAGTGTAGTAATATTGTAATTTGATATATTATTGTAGAAACATATAATCTGTAATtataaccatatatatatacaatacagTTACAATTTAGTTAAGGTATCTAGCAAATGTGTGTTAGTTTATAATGATCCCATGTAGGAAATATATTTAGCTATATACAGAAATTTGAAACTTGGTGAAACGGGACGAAACTCTCTCAAGTCTAAACAAAACAGTCTTGACTCTAAACTCGATAACAAAATTGATAGAATGGAGTTTATAATAGAAgccatatattttatttaataaaaaaaatatctctgAATTTCTAACCTATAACACATGTTGCTTTGTGTGACTTGTGAGTCACGAGTCATAtgccatttttcttcttctgagtTTAGGGGCAATAAGGCTAAGACTGACAAGTTTTACATGTTCATGTTACTAACGGGGTTCTTTGCCAAACACAACAAAAGGACaaacaacaaaacaacaaaGCAAGAGAGGTATTTGTCTGCTTGTGCAACTTCGAGAATCGTGCGAACCTTTCTTGGCCTCGTTAATCCTAAACTTTTGCAGAACTGCTTGCCAATGCTAGGAATACGATAAAGTAAGCTACTACAACTAGATTTCCCATTTCCCAGTTTGACTAAACGGTGCTTAGCTTACAATAATTAGTGGTTACGCACATTCAGGTATATTAGATGTGTAATATTGCCTAAATTTGTTTAGCTTTCCTCTATAAACAATTGTATAAGCCGTTTATACATTAGGAAAACATGCATCTGTCAAATTCATAATTTTACAACAAAGATATGCTTACACCATTTTGGAAGTCACAATAGTACTGACATTTACGTTGTTTATAACATTTGTAATAAGACGAATCACATAAGAAACACAATCAATTTACTTTGATCAACTACTGCAGTTCTGCTTGTTATATACAGTGCGTTTCCAACCTCAAGAACTGGCTTGCTTGTGCTCGAAGCCAACACTCCTTCCCGAATCTCTTCTTCCTGTTCCATCAATAAGTATCAACGTACTCAATCATTTACCAAAATCATGTGATTGTTTGCTCAAATCTTCACTAATAAGTTGCAGTTTCATGAAAACTATACCTCATCATCCGACCCTTCTTCTGATTAAGACTAAGATTTTAGCAGTTCGACTGTATCTTTCGCAACTTCTTTGTTCTTTTTGCTGCGCTTCTCTTGttcttttaattttctaaatctgttgtaatttaatataaacatcATTTGTTTGATGTACTTGTAACAAAATATAAGCATCGTCAGGCGTTGCGTTTTCACTTACCGCAGGCGTTGCACCGCCTAGTTTACGCAGCCATACTTTGTTGGGCAGTGCTAAGTACATTGTTTGTAAAcctaaaataaatttgaatgtTAAAACATTAAGACGCAACATTTAAGATATGCAATTCAACAACTAGCTTCGTATATACACTGAGCATGAAGCCAACTACCTTTCATGTTTGTTCGCGTACATATCTTAAAATAGAGGAATAATCTGTCTTATGGTCAATTTACACATGTGTAGATCAGGAACATGAACAAAATGGCTAGATGAAAGTTTCAAGGTGAGGGAAACCAACCAGTAGATAGATAATCCTAATGGGATAGACAATGCAAAGTAGCCGATCATGAGTGGTAGAAacttgaaaacaaaaatgtgtTCTTCTGAACATGATTGTTTGTCCGTTAAAAGAAATGAAGTTGAGCTTAGAACTTGACAATCATACCAAAATGTTTTAGTTATAAGGAAAGTCATTTCTTCATTGAGGAGGCTTCGTAATCTCCATTGACATATACTGCGGCAGTGTCACCCCATGTCCCCACCCCAGGCAATGGTGGATGCCCGTCCTGCACCACCGAAAGATATTAGACTACGATAAAAGTTTATTGCACACAATTTTCTtcttaatctctctctctctctctctctctctctctctctctctctctctctctctctctctctctctctctctctctctctctcctcgtgCCATCCGTCGTGGCGCCACCATCGAGCCCCGCGTTTGGTTCATTGTTGTTTTATGTGATGTTTGCTTTTCACTTTCAGATCTATGTTTTAGATTTACTTTTTTCTCGACATCTACTTTCCAGGTGATGACCCATTAATTGTGGGTCCTTTGTTAATGTTGTTTAGATATTGTTGATGATTGTGTTTATGAGATGAACAGTTAGATTTAGTTGTTGATGTTTTTTGATGTGTTGGAAAACACCTAGATGATGTTAGGTTGTTAAATGGTATGCGTGAATGAGAATGATTATGGTTATGAGTTGTGTGATGATAATGATTGGAATAATGACTTGTGTAGAAGAACGATAGGGATGATGTGATGTATGATGAAGTGACACCGAATCTGGGCATAAGTGACTATTGTACTGGAGGGTGGACAGTTCCGGAGGGGCTAATGGGCCACGACCGGGTAGTTACATAGGAGACACGGGGTGGAAAGTGCCAGTTGAGCCAACGGGTCAAGAGCAGATAAGTCCTAGAGATCTAGGTTGAATGTTGTATGTTAGGTGATATCAGTTATAACTGTGCTTGTTTTCTTGCTTGTTATGTGATGAGTTCGTAGGTTCTTTGAACATATTCTTACTGAGTAATTTCCATTACTCACCCATCCTTTTGTAAAAGTATGAGTCATGGGTGGTGCCACACATTTGAGATTTCATTTCTAAAACTTTTCCTTAAGTTATCTATGACTATGGTTCATTTTATTCGGTTTTCGTTTGAAGTAAGTTTTTTTGTAAGAAGATTAGTTCTTTGAATAAAACAAGTATTAAACAGAAAAGGTACTATTGTGAAGGTGGAAAGCAATATTTTCGAGACGAGGGTAAAATCCTTGAGACGAGGATTACAGGTTTGATGTAATTGGATTCACATAATTGAGCTATAAGGCTTCTTAAAGCATAGTTTGGTGTGACGGTATCGCTTTGAGTCTTTAGAAACGTCGAGTGTCGTCCTTCATGCCACTTCTTAGGGCCTAACTGGTTCAAACGCTGCGGTTGCGgaagtttgcggatgcgggcggttgcggtttctagtggttttaagagatttgtacgactgttACTACGGTTAAAAATTAGTacgtttgcgggtgacttataACTGGTTAACTATCAAatgcggtaacagtcaaataataaattaacaatatttatatttaatataattataaatatatcaaaaatcataaaattataataaatatacaatttatatttagaaagttataattttaatttttaaaattttattgaaattgtttttattataaaattttataatattaattaaaatataatatatatacatatatattaatattttcataatttcagttttaaaatttttattaaatatttttaattttgtatatatattgttttaaaaaaaaattttaccctcccgcaactgcaaacgctagctggagccagcttttgaatttatgagattcggagcggtttgaaacggtttagaacgatttgagtgattgttgcaaaccgtcGATAACTGCGCAAAAGCTGTGTTtacgggtggtagcgggaaaacaaGTCGCCCCGGTTAATAGAGTCACGGTCATAtgctttaaaatatttagacGAGGACAAACCTGGAACTTACTTAATTATTGGGCTGTAGAAACAACCCACGTTATATGGTGGGCTTAACTCAGGATTCGTTTGGGGATATAGCTTTGTTTTATCTGTTCGCCAATAATAAGGGTTACTACTATATTTCGTTAAAGACAGAATCTTAGTCGAAAAGTCAGCTAATTTTGCATTCTTCTCATCTCCATCTAAAGACCATATACCTAATTGCGTATAAGCAAACCCCATG comes from the Brassica napus cultivar Da-Ae chromosome A7, Da-Ae, whole genome shotgun sequence genome and includes:
- the LOC106355440 gene encoding osmotin-like protein, which codes for MVKTSLPLTAFFFLLLISSSLAADTGRLFLTVVNHCPFTVWPAIQPNAGHPVLEKGGFALPTNTHRSFSPPTTHWSGRIWGRTGCSHYNGKFSCVTGDCGNRLECNGLGGATPASLAQFDLHHGGHRDLSSYGVSLVDGFNVPMTVTPHEGRGVCPVVGCREDLLRTCPAHLQLRSGHGGHVVACKSGCEAFRTDELCCRNHYNSPQTCRASSHSLFFKHACPSTMTFAHDSPSLMHDCSSPRELKVIFCH